The Manduca sexta isolate Smith_Timp_Sample1 unplaced genomic scaffold, JHU_Msex_v1.0 HiC_scaffold_796, whole genome shotgun sequence genomic sequence gtaaaaaaaataattgataacagTCCATTTAGagataactagcttttgctcgcggtttcaccggagttttccgggataaagtcccgctatacattttcccgggCTAGAATGTAGCCTATAACCTACCCAGTGCCTTAATCTATCtctatactaaattttataaaatccttctgtagattttgagaaacgcaataacatacagacagacagaaaaggggattttattttataatatgtatagatgacaGTCTATTCTACTCTCCATAACGTTAGTAAACTTAgttaaatttgtttgtaatactAACTATGGAGGACATAGATTTActgaaaaagtttatattagttAATGTGACATCTCCtgtcaataatttttttaaataaaaatcttataagtaTTTTCCTGTATTCTGTTAAAAATACCACAGATCAGTATTTTTTGTTCCAATAATTACTACAGGAACATGCTTGTCTGATGCTAAATTATCATGTTTCGCCATAACCCATGTCCATAGTCAGATTCTACATAGATACGTATGCGCCCAGGTCCACGTGAAGTTACTGCAGCAGATAATCCTGGCGTCGTTCGACATGGCGCGCGAGCTCAGGTGGTGCCCAAGAAGATCCAGTACGTCGCCAGACAGGAACAACAGCTGTATGAGGTAAGGTCAAATATGGGGTATAGTTGAGGTTTCTTCTCTCTTTTACTTCTCTCTCCGTAAGGTCCACTTTAAAGATTGTAGGTGTTGGTGGTCATTTATCGTCAGGTGATATAATACTAGCACTAATTAAAATACTAgctctgtattttatactgtcccactgctgggtatgggcctcctctactattgagaaggttggaccttagtccaccactgcCTTGTGCAGGCAGACGTAATATAccttctaaatttttttttaaacttaccaGATAGAAGGTTTGTCGTATTGTTTCCTTTGAATATTATAGCGAGCTATAATTGATAAACTATACACACAGAACCTCAAAAAGTCcgaatatataattgttttaccaCACTGATACTTGAAGATAAATAACTAATCATAAGTTATACTCGTATTGTCGAAGTTCAGGTATGTCGGAGACGCACCACCACAATTTTTGAATCATGTTTATGATTAGATAACATCAGGTTAATTTTTTTCGCAGACAATCAACGAGAAATTCACAGAAGGAGACAAGAAGCAAGAGTTGCTGCAGATCATGCAGGAAGTGCTGCTGGAGATGAGGTCTGAGGTCAACAATATGGACTGGAGTGTAGACGGTATGAGATAGCCTTATGATgggatttataaatttatgaacataaaaacttttgaacttcaagcaggccggcataattgtgacgactggcgaGGGAAATCATGTCATTAATCGCCACTCTATCCAATTCATGACTTGAAAAATTTATTTGGGACTAGACAAAGTTGCATTACATCTACATTTCACTAGCGATGttagatttataaaagtattttttttataagttgaaCCACTTATGCAACTTAATTCGGACGCTGAGGCAGACATTTAGgagattaataatatgtaagttgTAGTTTAAAGCCAATTAGACtgttactatttatattttgtttattcatatTGCCATTCATATCGATATTGTATCGATGgtaagcaaaaaaataattagattataacctgagatttttttataaaaacaatttttacggTTTTATCTGTCTATGCATCAGATCTCCCGTGGCACCAGGACCGTCGCTTCGTGATATCGAACTCTGTGTTCTACTCGCGCTCGGGCGCCTCCCCCGCGCCCCGCCACGCGCCCGAGCGGGgccgcggcgcgggcgcggacGGCGCGCGACGCCTCCGACGGCGAGGACGCGCTCGGCGCCGACGCCTGCAACATCGACGACTACGACATCATCGCCGATAATGACGATAGCTTGCTGGAGTCATATCCTACAGTCAGTGTTTGCGGTTTTATGACTCTGTatcttttttgataatttttttttttgtaaactgtTTTACAACGCAGTACATGTCAATAGCTAGACTTAAATCGTAATGATTTGACGCTGTGATTTTAGATGTTTCTTGTTTGTAGGCTATTTTGTTCGTTTTATATAAGCCTCGTTTCTATTAAGACTTCTTTGCCCACAGTCCCGCCCAGACGACGACCTGATCTCGTTCCCGTACAACGACATCCACGTGGAGAACGAGTCGGGGTCGTTTTCGCTGTCGAGCGGCACGCTGTGGGGCGCGAGCGGCGCCACGGCGGGCACGGGCAGCACGGCGGGCTCCGGCCTCACGTCCTGCACCAACAGCGTCAACATCTCCGTCAAGCAGGCCTCGCTCGATGTGCAGCAGACGGGTGAGTACATTATACCACAGagatgtaaaatataagatttttttactatcCTGAAATTAGTTGATGAGTATTTTATCGATAACATAATCGATATCAAGAAGATGAATATCgattttaacattttcaaactTGAGACATCGCTGCCTTGAGAAGGTCGGTATCGGTTGATTATTTTGTCATGTTAGTATTTCATACCAATtctattcttatttttaatcttgcatattatttgtatcgttaattagttttttgtcCACAGTTCTCTCAAAATTAAGTCGCAAAATAAGCTTAAGACTAGTCAAGTTCGTCGATTGCCTCAAGGATACCTATTTTGGAACGCTACAAAGGtatttttaatacgttttaCCCTTTATTTTTCTTGGATAAATTACCTTGCTATTCCCACACAGTCTTCGTGAGGGCGACTCAGCGGTTATATTAGGGTCATCGTGCCTTACGACCTTCAgccgaccgccgggccgagtccctaaccaacCGACaaatacaacgcacggcatactaATTAAAACTCCGTGGTGGCTCTCTaaggcgcattagggacggctacTGCCTTACTTTGACGGAAGCGTCAAGTTGTCATCTGCAGCCGATCCTGCGCGGTGCCACTTGGTGCGGCCTGTCCCCTATTGAAAGGGATTAGTCTTGCGTCTTGTCTCTATTTTgcgaggcctaccttccacgctacCCGCGACTGAACGTCTCTTCCCGCCACGAAGACACCACTAGATAGGGTTTTGACGttcagatcccagggcaggaatcccgCCGGTAAGCAAGCGCTCTCGAACGAAACCATGCGGCATGCCCTGATCGTCCGCTGCGCCCCGACGCGTTGCGGGCCTCGCAGGACAATGCCGAAACCCCCTCGCCCTGGCGTCAGCCCAGACAAGAGTGCCCAGatagtgccatggaccgcacgaccctgTGGTTGCATTCTTGGGATAGGGATACCAGGACCCTctaggttgggcagcaggctgggaAGCGCGCCCGTTGCCTGAGACAATTTCGTCCGTAACAAAGTGAAATGGGTGCGAAACTCCCACCGGCTATCCAAAATAAAACCAAGTACTTCATACTTTTGCCGATgagaatccgcaccccctctaCAACGATATGGGTACCGGTTGGTGGCAGTCTTCAAGGCTCGTGAACACAAATAGTCtaggtcttctcgagggccatcTTCAAACCGCttacccgcagaatcgcgtggatgGTAGAACGTCCCCGACGAAATCCAAACTGGTTGTCCGCAAGTTGTGTCCGACTCTCTCGAGGTCCTCGACGAGGCGAGCATCGACGATCCGCTCAAAGAGTTTGGCGAGCTCGTCGAGCATCACGAAGAAGGGTTCTTGGCACCTGCCAGAAACATACTGCTCTTGAAATATATAGGGAGAATAAGTACGTGTTTCTAATAAGCAGTGTCGATGTTGTGCAGATGCCTGCTGTCGCTGGAGGCGTCGTGCCGGTCGGAGCTGGGCGGGCGGCCGGCGAGCGAGGCGATGCGGCAGCTGGtgtgcgcggcgcgcggcgtggACCTCGCGCCGTGCGCCTCCTTCGCTGCTGCGGACGCTGCTCGACTCGCTCCGGAGGCTGCTGCACAGGTCTGTATTGTATGCCTGCTGTCGCGGGAGGCGTCGTGCCGGTCGGAGCTGGGCGGGCGGCCGGCGAGCGAGGCGATGCGGCAGCTGGtgtgcgcggcgcgcggcgtggACCTCGCGCCGTGCGCCTCCTTCTCGCTGCTGCGGACGCTGCTCGACTCGCTCCGGAGGCTGCTGCACAGGTCTGTATTGTATGCCTGCTGTCGCGGGAGGCGTCGTGCCGGTCGGAGCTGGGCGGGCGGCCGGCGAGCGAGGCGATGCGGCAGCTGGtgtgcgcggcgcgcggcgtggACCTCGCGCCGTGCGCCTCCTTCTCGCTGCTGCGGACGCTGCTCGACTCGCTCCGGAGGCTGCTGCACAGGTCTGTATTGTATGCCTGCTGTCGCGGGAGGCGTCGTGCCGGTCGGAGCTGGGCGGGCGGCCGGCGAGCGAGGCGATGCGGCAGCTGGtgtgcgcggcgcgcggcgtggACCTCGCGCCGTGCGCCTCCTTCGCTGCTGCGGACGCTGCTCGACTCGCTCCGGAGGCTGCTGCACAGGTCTGTATTGTATGCCTGCTGTCGCGGGAGGCGTCGTGCCGGTCGGAGCTGGGCGGGCGGCCGGCGAGCGAGGCGATGCGGCAGCTGGtgtgcgcggcgcgcggcgtggACCTCGCGCCGTGCGCCTCCTTCGCTGCTGCGGACGCTGCTCGACTCGCTCCGGAGGCTGCTGCACAGGTCTGTATTGTATGCCTGCTGTCGCGGGAGGCGTCGTGCCGGTCGGAGCTGGGCGGGCGGCCGGCGAGCGAGGCGATGCGGCAGCTGGtgtgcgcggcgcgcggcgtggACCTCGCGCCGTGCGCCTCCTTCTCGCTGCTGCGGACGCTGCTCGACTCGCTCCGGAGGCTGCTGCACAGGTCTGTATTGTATGCCTGCTGTCGCGGGAGGCGTCGTGCCGGTCGGAGCTGGAGTCTTTGGAATATAACCAAAGACTGTGTTGATCGATATGTGCAGATCGTCAAAGGTGTGACTTATATCTAACATATTATATTGGCACTACATAAAGCTTATGTCGGTCTAAACAGTAATCCTTTTTATATCAATGTTCCATTGCtaccaattttaaaacttgACCTTACTGTAACTAGATTAATATTGTTCCAGGTTAAGGATAGTAGGTGGGGAAGCGGAGGAGGCGTGCTGCGTGCTCAGTCCGGTGTGGAGGCGCCAGGTGGCGTTACACACGACGCAGTCGCTCAGCCCGCAGCGGCTCGCCAGGGTTATATCCGCACAGGTGAGGTGACTGACCTTGTATTGAGTTACTAATTGCGGTGAGTTCGGGTCAGTGAGTTATGTGTGTTGCGCGTGCAGATCCTGGAGCGGCTGTCGGAGGCGCACGGGCGCTACCAGGCGGCGCTGTGGCGGCTGCAGGCGGCGGTGGGCGCGCGCCTGCTGCACACCGAGGACAACAAGCTGGCGCTGCGCAAGCACCACGCGCCTGCGCTCGCGCGCCTCTGTCTCGAGAGCACCTCGCTCGCCGACCTGCTGCAGCACGGCGTGCCCGACCTGGGCAGGAGATCGGTACGGACGCAcagcacgcacacacacacacacacgcacacacgcgcacacacgcgcacacacaccgAGGACAACAAGCTGGCGCTGCGCAAGCACCACGCGCCTGCGCTCGCGCGCCTCTGTCTCGAGAGCACCTCGCTCGCCGACCTGCTGCAGCACGGCGTGCCCGACCTGGGCAGGAGATCGGTACGGACGCAcagcacgcacacacacacacgcacacacgcacacacgcgcacacacacaccgaGGACAACAAGCTGGCGCTGCGCAAGCACCACGCGCCTGCGCTCGCGCGCCTCTGTCTCGAGAGCACCTCGCTCGCCGACCTGCTGCAGCACGGCGTGCCCGACCTGGGCAGGGAGATCGGTACGGACGCAcagcacgcacacacacacacacacacacacacgcgcacacacgcgcacacacacaccgaGGACAACAAGCTGGCGCTGCGCAAGCTCACGCGCCTGCGCTCGCGCGCCTCTGTCTCGAGAGCACCTCGCTCGCCGACCTGCTGCAGCACGGCGTGCCCGACCTGGGCAGGGAGATCGGTACGGACGCAcagcacgcacacacacacacacacgcacacacgcacacacgcgcacacacacaccgaGGACAACAAGCTGGCGCTGCGCAAGCACCACGCGCCTGCGCTCGCGCGCCTCTGTCTCGAGAGCACCTCGCTCGCCGACCTGCTGCAGCACGGCGTGCCCGACCTGGGCAGGGAGATCGGTACGGACGCAcagcacgcacacacacacacacacacacgcacacacgcgcacacacacaccgaGGACAACAAGCTGGCGCTGCGCAAGCACCACGCGCCTGCGCTCGCGCGCCTCTGTCTCGAGAGCACCTCGCTCGCCGACCTGCTGCAGCACGGCGTGCCCGACCTGGGCAGGGAGATCGGTACGGACGCAcagcacgcacacacacacacacacacacacgcgcacacacgcgcacacacacaccgaGGACAACAAGCTGGCGCTGCGCAAGCACCACGCGCCTGCGCTCGCGCGCCTCTGTCTCGAGAGCACCTCGCTCGCCGACCTGCTGCAGCACGGCGTGCCCGACCTGGGCAGGGAGATCGGTACGGACGCAcagcacgcacacacacacacacacacacacacacgcacacacgcgcacacacacaccggGACAACAAGCTGGCGCTGCGCAAGCACCACGCGCCTGCGCTCGCGCGCCTCTGTCTCGAGAGCACCTCGCTCGCCGACCTGCTGCAGCACGGCGTGCCGACCTGGGCAGGGAGATCGGTACggacgcacacacacacacgcacacacacaccgaGGACAACTAATGTTTAACACAGctgataaaaattactttaccaATCAAACATTTTAGTCCTTATTctaaaatcatgaaattatCTTTTTGCATGTACTGTCATGCTCATCGTTTCTGCAGGTCGCGGCCAGTACGGCGTGGTGTACTCGGTGCGCGGCGAGTGGGCCGGCATGTCCCCGGTCGCGGTGAAGTCCGTGCTGCCCGCGGACGAGCGGCACTACCACGAGCTCGCCATGGAGTTCTTCTATACTAAGTACGTAAAATGTGAATTATTgtaattggtaaaaaaattgaGGAACATATCTTGCTATCTCTCTCGCATCCACACCGGAATGACGGTGGTGTCATCAGgacaaaagattttattagtcaatttacaactttttttagAAGTAGTTTAGTGTAATTTATGCCTTCAATATTTGATAGTCCAGCagtaatttttaacaattttttatatttcattattattttacatttttgttttagatgacattaataaaagatttcaatttactaatttattatcttCATATGGTTGAAAATGATTATACTCCAGTAATAAAACTTGTCTTCACCCACTCAGGAGCATCCCAGCGCACCCCCGAATAGTCCGGCTATACGGGTCCATAGTGCAGCGTCACAGCGGCTCGGGCCCGAGCGTGTTGCTCGTCTCGGAGCGGAAGTGCCGCGACCTGCACGCCGCCGTCAGGGCGGGGCTCTCCTTCGCGGCCAGGATGAGGATCAGCTGCGATATTGTGGAGGGTGAGTAGGAGGGATTGTGTTATCCAACTCAGCAtgagaaaaaatatgatttttactAGAGGtggagttatttttatttgaaaaaattaaaaattttatatgtttttatatcttatgTTCGAGTACGTGGAATTAGTATGTGTGTTGGCCATTTGATACCAAgattggaaaattttatttctgatatatttatgtatgaaataataattaatcagacCAGATGGATATTCTCCCGTGCTAAattcaaaagcggtatctcaaaaaaaaaacaaaatcttgatttttatgtcgtcagatagcttaaaaacATACCCACCCAGtgaacttatctaaataacggtatcttgtttagaactggtaataaaaaacttaagagTTTCtgtatctcagttttacatacaaaactataaaactatatttataaaatttcgattatctcgaaataaggtttccctgacacaccgcttttgcgcttagcgcGGCAGCATTGTGGTCGATAAAGAGACAGTTtcgttgttttattacataactaGCGACTCACCCCGGCTTCGCaagggtgcaatgctgatactaaatacactacagaaaaaacgttgtatataaaaacatagcggtcCGCTctgcttcgcacgggtataacataacaaaataacagtatttctccactatttaatggatgctattatacatataaaccttcctcttgaatcactctatctattaaaaaaaccgcatcaaaatccgttgcgtagttttaaagatttaagcatccaaagggacatagggacagagaaagcgactttgttttatactatgtagtgaagctGTTGAATGTACCACGGCATGGTCCCGCGCAGGGATCCGCTACCTGCACTCGCTGGGGCTGGTGCACCGCGACGTGAAGATGAAGAACGTGCTGCTGGACGCGCGCGGGCGCGCCGCGCTGTCCGACCTGGGCTTCTGCGCCGCCGAGGCGCTCATCTCCGGCTCCGTCGTGGGCACGCCCGTGCACATGGCGCCCGAGCTCTTCGCCGGCGAGTACGACGCCGCCGTCGACGTCTACGCCTTCGGGATCCTCTTCTGGTGATTATATGGCGTCACAGTTACCCACTGCATCTTCATTTCAGCTCTTGAAAGATAAAGTTCACGATACTTTAACATTGTGGTTGTGGTAGTGTTGGTTCCTAATGGTAAGTCTCTTGCATTCGAGCCTCCGACTCCTGTGTTAATAGGCTCTCATATTACGAACCATCGGGCGAACATCATGCTCGTtcggttatttaaaataagaaaaaaaaaacctaattataaGCAGTTTagtcataaaataaacttttacctCCAGGTACGTGTGCGCCGGTAACATAAGGCTACCGTCAGCGTTCGAAACGTTTCAGAACAAAGAACAGTTATGGAGTAAAGTTAAAAGAGGTAAGTCCTTACAAATGTTTATGAACGAAATATCAGTGTGATCAGATGAACAGAAAAATGTTGATATTAACATCGCCAAAATCGTGTCAAATAATCGACTTAGCgttaatcattaaaaatatattaagtcaaaaattatatgtatagctATTAATTCAATGTTACACTCCATAGGATTGCGGCCGGAACGTCTTCCCCACTTCACAGACGAGTGCTGGGAGGTGATGGAGTCGTGTTGGGCCTCCGAGCCATCTCAACGAGCCCTCCTGGGCGATGTCCAGCCCAAGCTTGAGAGGATACTGCAAGCAGCACTCGCGGAGGAACAAGAGAAGACACAAGTCTACGACGCAAACAGAGAGTACGATTACTCAGACGATGACAGTCTCTACATGACCGGTATCAACAAAAACTGCCTTTGATTGAGCCCGTTAAGCCTGTTGGAGTCCAAAAATCTTTTGAACGGCGAACGGGCCTTTCGAAATATCTGTGATTTATCGTGTGATCTACagtttttttatcgataaagtGTCGAAGATGAAGTCTCGGAAGTATCGATGaaacgaatatatttttgaaatcgaaTAAATGGGTGTTTATTAATGCAAAGAACGGATTTAACgacactattttaaaataattataattattttaatgtatgaaGCAAGTGTTCAGTTTAGCTTGACGTTGATCATCCGTCAAGCCAAATCGCTTCAGGCAAATTTGTTTATCGCCTTTATGAATATAAAGTTTGAGTTAGACACgaaaatgttatgaaatttaatatatggGCACATTATTTGACCAATCACAAAAGCacagaaattatttttcggtGGTCTCTTACTAAGGGTAGTTCTATGGAATGAGTTGTATGTTATTGCGAAATCACATGGTCGACTAATTAAAGtgattatttatacaaatcgaTAAGGAAATTCTGTCGCAAACAAATATACGCTGTATCCTCCATTAGTATAGAGTTCAACTTATACCGATGCCTACAATGAAATAAACTGCCAATACAGCCcaactaaccgccattttcaatagacGATCCTAATcccttttttgatctatctcaaaactggaccaatcagaacaaggATTTTTTACATGCTTCCAAAAAGACTTATTATGGTTGGTTATTAtcggaattggattgaagaaTAAGATGTATTAAGAAGAGCGTTAAGTCGACTGATAGTTTAATTATTGAACATACTTTTGAGAGACATATTAAGTTTTGGTCAGGTCCATTTACGTGGTCAGAAGTAGCGTCATCTTGTTTTAGACTAATAGCCAAAGGAATATAGATCAAAGCGGTGGAGTTATTGACTTCAGGCCTATAAAAAAACAGGATGTACAgggattattattttcttccaaatttGAACCACTCTGTATGCTTATATAGCACGCCCAGGAGACTAAAAATCTGCGCAAGGTTGTAAAATATGGAAAAGAATGTACtgacaatttaaaatgaaaaagcaaAGTAGCACCTCGCATgcagattttatattttcctgatCAAGCTATAAAGGATTTTTACCGTTAAGGGCAAGTTTCATCATGAACTGTGAGAATTAAATAGCTATAGTCAAGACTATAAGCGTAACCATAAATGTCGTAAGCCGAAAACAGGTAATTTTGACTATTAGTGTAAATCAAAAACTGCCTATGAATAGGCTTAGGTCAACTTCACTTTAGTTATTGATATTATCAAAATGAAGCGATGGCAGTAAGCATGTTGGTCTGCACAGGTTTACTCAAGTTGAACTGTCAGTTTTGACTGATATTACTAGTTCTACATCACAATATCTAATAAACATATCCTAAATATTGgaatttatctaatattattatttatgggaAAGTAATTTCGAGACACTATAAAACCCATATTATCAGTCTTGAAGCGGTTCAATTGACATGGTCTTGCCATATATTACTGcgagtgtaatatatttatttttttgatacttTATAAGCAGGGATAAAATGTTatcctccttattcatagacgtttttatctaaggagcattactgtgataacaagtctgtatCTCCGTGCTGACGGCAGCCtccgcagtgcgtagacatagggtctttgtgattggctaatgaGGTACAagaatattagccaatcacaacagccctatggCTTAtgtaaaaacgtctatgaatacagGCGTATGTCTAAGCATCGTATTAAGGGCGATAGAGAGGTCCTAATCTAGGATATCAAAGGCGACCTACTTGTCTGCCCACGTTTACTTTTTCTTGGGTATGGTATAATGAattaataaccaaaaatatattttccatacaaagCCTCCCTCAGAAAATATGAAGGGGTATTTCGTATaccatatttttgtgttaaaaatatttatgcctgATTACCCTAATGTTAAAGCTAATAAACTAAACTCTGAATTTGATGCTAAGCTAATTTTAATTGTGACAGaagtcgatattatttttaaaatggatcTAATATTCCTATTATTATAAGGGGTAACTTAAATAGATAAATAgttggatagcgaccatcggacacaaggttttaaaacccgccgtattagtctacgtaagtgtcgcgttccgggatcagcctgtgtatccggtaccaacaggccggcataattgtgtcgactgtccagGGGTAATAATCTCTTGttagtagacattctattggaccccactccacttaccatcaggaaaaGTGAGGTCATTTTGACCGTATTAACGAAAATCCCAAACGAGTCTAAACGTTACAATCGCAGTAATATACGTCACAATTAATGATAAGACTGTAAAACTAGAGTCCAGGCTCCAGAGTATTTTAGAATATGAATCAAGTCAATGATGGACGTAGTTTAcgagtatataaaattatttgtcgcTTGAGAAGTCATAATTGACTTCATCTGAATGAACTAATagttaatgttattttgatCTAAAAATTCGGATCCTTAGAGTGAGTTAAAGAAAGTTGTAAAGCCTTAAAGTTATGGAAGTTCAAAGTTTTGTTTAGGGAAAAAGTCCTGCAACACCCGATAAAGTGAATTTATCGAATGTTTTTCATCACGAAAACAcggaaataaagatattaattgtaacctGGATGTTTTGTCTTAAACTGCGTCCAATTATGACCAAAGCTTTCGGACAATAATGTCAAAATTCTGtgatttgaaatgaaaattttagTTATGAACGGTtaagttttgttgtttttttatcttaggTTATATTGCACGTGGTTTTGTGAGcacttgcaattttttttttgttcaaggGTGGCTGTCCTGATCCAAATGATATTCCAGATGCAAAAATACTTCCACAGTCTTCctgatgtaaaattatttttgaacaaaaatagaatttaaaattttggtcCTTCAACCCGGACTGTGATATGTATTTGttgatattatgaaaattattaaagatgGTAATAAtcgatgaaattaaattatttattttaaccagTCAAAAAGAAAGCAATCGTCGAGCCCGAATTATAGTAGGATGGGGCAGTGGGAACATTAGTTctagtgaaaaatatatttgtgatcTGAAATTAAAGAAACTCGTGTTGTGGTTATTTATTCTGATATGTAATGTGTCTGAAAGATATTCGCCATTTAGGAATGTTTTCTCTACGaacaataattatgtgtgtttatattgttcaaaataatatattgtgtaaatatttgctGCTAAATTTAAGTAATATGAACAAAAAAGACTAAAGGACAGTCACCCTTATTTgtcacaaaaaacaatattatgggatgtcaaaagcaaataaaatactttaaaaatttaaataatgtatttaaaatgaaacggcttttatgttaaattataaaataaattgcgaacgagtgttaatttaattttttttttaattttgtgtaaattttttttaggggctatcaataatttctataaattatgtttttttttttgcttttttttacatttactttttgtataaaaagaaGTTTCTTACCTC encodes the following:
- the LOC119193619 gene encoding LOW QUALITY PROTEIN: dual serine/threonine and tyrosine protein kinase-like (The sequence of the model RefSeq protein was modified relative to this genomic sequence to represent the inferred CDS: inserted 1 base in 1 codon; deleted 1 base in 1 codon), coding for VHVKLLQQIILASFDMARXAQVVPKKIQYVARQEQQLYETINEKFTEGDKKQELLQIMQEVLLEMRSEVNNMDWSVDDLPWHQDRRFVISNSVFYSRSGASPAPRHAPERGRGAGADARDASDGEDALGADACNIDDYDIIADNDDSLLESYPTSRPDDDLISFPYNDIHVENESGSFSLSSGTLWGASGATAGTGSTAGSGLTSCTNSVNISVKQASLDVQQTVLSKLSRKISLRLVKFVDCLKDTYFGTLQRCLLSLEASCRSELGGRPASEAMRQLVCAARGVDLAPCASFAAADAARLAPEAAAQVCIVCLLSREASCRSELGGRPASEAMRQLVCAARGVDLAPCASFSLLRTLLDSLRRLLHRSASCRSELGGRPASEAMRQLVCAARGVDLAPCASFAAADAARLAPEAAAQVCIVCLLSREASCRSELGGRPASEAMRQLVCAARGVDLAPCASFAAADAARLAPEAAAQVCIVCLLSREASCRSELGGRPASEAMRQLVCAARGVDLAPCASFSLLRTLLDSLRRLLHRLRIVGGEAEEACCVLSPVWRRQVALHTTQSLSPQRLARVISAQILERLSEAHGRYQAALWRLQAAVGARLLHTEDNKLALRKHHAPALARLCLESTSLADLLQHGVPDLGRGQYGVVYSVRGEWAGMSPVAVKSVLPADERHYHELAMEFFYTKSIPAHPRIVRLYGSIVQRHSGSGPSVLLVSERKCRDLHAAVRAGLSFAARMRISCDIVEGIRYLHSLGLVHRDVKMKNVLLDARGRAALSDLGFCAAEALISGSVVGTPVHMAPELFAGEYDAAVDVYAFGILFWYVCAGNIRLPSAFETFQNKEQLWSKVKRGLRPERLPHFTDECWEVMESCWASEPSQRALLGDVQPKLERILQAALAEEQEKTQVYDANREYDYSDDDSLYMTGINKNCL